The Gossypium arboreum isolate Shixiya-1 chromosome 6, ASM2569848v2, whole genome shotgun sequence DNA window taaagagaaatggtcaaaattaggtgggttggtgaccaattttgactagaataagaataaaataaagagaaaaagacatcatcttttcttcttcttcttcatcaccgAAAAATGCAGCCATTAGAGGGTTTTTAAGCTttaaaattttcagccacttagtctctctgcaagtgattttaatgagttttcttaatgatttttacatttttgagacccttgtgtcatgagctttctaatgagggggctattttgcaaaatggttgaaagtctagggtttttccatgagagcatttaggttgttttctgaatttttgtGGAAGAATATCAGTTTTAGatgagtaataaacaacttttgtgaagggatttctcatgaaaaccctaatagggactattttgcataagttgtaaaatagatgataaatgtgtgaaacagaggaaattttggattgctataagagtaaaaagggtttggctaggcttataatatggataaattcgataaaaaaatcAACTTTCGAGCATAggagtaaaatggtcattttgtgaaagtctaggggcaaaatagtcattttgcccaattatgataTTTTGAGTGTCTAAATTGATGtgctaatgaaataaatgaattttattaatttagatcaagagaaccgtgattcgggtcttgatcggggtaagaacaaagtttacgaggattaagctcgtcttcatcattttgtatcgaggtaagtacatatgtgaataatgtgttattgaagcttactttggaatattttgataatatacatgtgtaattggTTCATTtttgttatgtatctaaattctatttgttgccatgaatgtataaatgacatgttatgTAACGCcaccacgcccgagaccatcgccggagtcgagcttgaggggttaccgaacaatatttatcaaattaagaacttcaaattatttatttctacattcacagctttctaactacccgccgtcattgttacaagaaaaatcatatctcgagttacgaaactcgaaatctagatctgtaaattttccataaatctagactcatatatctatttattaattttttttctagaatttttggttgggccaattagtacagtttattagttaaaatctcccttgtttcagggtttgactgctctaacctctgtgtattacgaatcagatatttccctatacagaaattaaatgactatgaggtttgtttctattaaaactagactcaataaagaacctgtaaatataaagaacaacttctaattatttttgtaaaatttattatgaatttttaaattcagaataggggacacagaaatcgctctggccctgtttcacaaaagtttaaatatctcataaaatataatttatatgcctattttgttcaatcaacatgaaaatagactcatcaagattcaatttcataacttactcatcatttagttccatttatactatttttagtgatttttcaaattcatgtcattgctgcagcaatattctgttttaaggcaagtttcatctttccatgaatttttatgaactagataacctattaaacttccataatatcaaacatgatctaaattagccatcaccatgacttatcaatatcaaacattttcttaaccaaacatggccatatcataaaattatttacacaaaataagtatattgctgctatacatgccatacttaagttttacaagccatttacccagatgaaagtcctttggatagtgtgatcgaaccttcgacccgtcccgattcccgagctggcttgttcaaaactacagtaaataaagaggagggagtaagcataaatgcttagtaagttcatatgtaaataacaagtaacataacaatacaaatataccaaacaactttagcatggtatcaccaaaacatatatcatatttctaaacatcattcatcatcttactaccttatcgttgttgtatctattatcaacccgagggttaagaacatacctgtccaaagtgtccatttcacaacacttaccaaaacgtcgcttgcatcttaagtgttctttcatttcactagaaatttcacccgttgaacacatcgaatacaactcggatacggataatttgcacataagtgcctcatatgtaatcaagaaatcatgtaacccgcccctaagtgaactcggaatcaactcaacgagctcgggcgttcgcatccataagtgaactcggactcaactcaacgagttcggacatttgcatccataagtgaactcggactcaactcaacgagttcggatgctcaaccatcctagtgacatgtcacttgtatcctaatctattcctaaggttcaaacgggcattttcgtcgatcacacatctttgccgtcttccacggaatatcgaaatcggtacttcgatgatagttcatactcatcaagtaattcacataattacatattattcaacaataaccacaaagcataatatttcatgataataatcagcattcatatcatataaacaacattaaatttcttaaaatgacaattatgttactacatttacacatgaacttaccttggtaccaaaatataaagattttgcaatttagtccacaatcttttcttttcctcgatcgcgacttgaataccaaattaatcttatttaatacatacattcatcaaaacagtatttaatacgaactttggaaaaattacactttaggTATAGAATTTCATACCAATTAttattctagaatgcaagttttgcaacttattcgatttagtccctactttcaatttaagcactttaggtatagaatttcatcacgaaattttcacacaatcatgcaatcatatcataatcatcaaaataattataaaataattatttctatctcggatttgtggtcacgaaaccactattccgattaagccctaattcaggatattacatgttATGTGAGTAAAGTACATTGTGAGCAAGTACGATGCTATCCGGCTAGTTATGAAATCCCGTTGGACCTTAGACATAAGATAGGATACAAAGGGGTTTGTTATaaaaattatgtggtctgaactcatgagttgagtctgagttcatgaaaTGAATGTTATAAGTAACATGGGTCCGGGTACTGgctttgtgtacagacccgtgagtggctcaatgagcgaacgttacatgatagctatggggtTCGGGTCCTAACCTGATAAAAAGgcctgtgagtagctcaaatatgagcatttcatagcacgaggtagccctaatttcttatatggtaattagatgcAAATTCCCCGCGTATCCATATGTATTCcgagagttcaacgggtaacATTGAAGATTTAATTGGTGAAAACTTGATGAGGCATGTATACTGAACTTATGGATAGTACCTGAGTAAGGGACAAGACGCActaagtatacatgaatgaaaggaagagtaagatagagatgttaaaggatttatatcttttaagcatgacaagttaccgtttgacgaatatgattttcttttaattacactttatttgcatatatgtacttactaagttcccacgcttaccctcctttcttttctttccttatagtgctgCCAAGCTAGCATCATGGATCCAGTGACATCTtaaagcttcgatcacactatcacttaagaccttggtatagctagtttaattgttttgttttctggcatgtatagggactttagtcttttctttattattttgttagttagccataatgtgttggctcatatgataaaAATTTTGTATAAACCATGAATGTTGGCTAACACCAATTATTATTCAATGCAATGTTGCAAATTTCTAATGGTTGTGGCTGTTTTGGTTATGCATGTTATGTTCGTATTGATCTTGGTTGATCTTGTGTAGATAGGGGCacgtaagggtggcaaagaggcttggtaagtagccttattttgtccacacgggtagatacacgggcgtgtgtctaagccatttGTGACACACAGTCAACCCCATAGGTGTGTTGTTCagtcgtatgtcccctgcacgtaaaaaattcaagccagtatgcatggtagtaaacgtacgggcagagacacggccgtgtgtctcagccgtgtgaagggcacggcctagcacatgggcatgtgccttggccgtgtggcccttaaggattgctgacgtcagaaacagaatctccaagtttttgtacacgggctaagacacgggcgtgtcatggccgtgtgaaggacacgattcatggacacaggcgtgtgtcaagccgtgtgaaaacccctgtaggttcgaattagaaaataaattcactcgggtaaaggacacgggcgtgtcccaatgtGCTTAggttgtgtgagccacacggcccatcagcacgaccatgcctaaatggtcacacgggcgtgttgtccctctcacatgggcgtgtgcagaACCCGGACTGATTCtgaatgggttccaatggatgttttgagcctcgtagactcttattaaggagtttctaataaaaattgaaaaaggttttaatttgaccatgttttggtgatatGAAAACGTTTGTATGCatgagttcaagttaggtaatgcctcatatttcgTCCCGGCGTAGGGCACGGGTGTGAGGTGTTACATACCATATATCAAGAAAGGTGGGGACCGTTACACTTCTAATCTGAGTAACTTGACCCATGTAGTGGTGGTGGTTGTGCTGTTGATCCACCTTCTTTCATTGCCTTCATAATAACTTGTCAAACATAATATTGTAACCAATTGAATTTGGTGTTTGCTTTAACATCAAATGAAGGTAAAGTATGGAAATATGTTATGGTAATAATAGTGGTCAAATAGTTGGAACAACAAAGACAAAACTTTCACACCAAGATTATTAGTGCGATTCAAACTTATCCTATGTTCGTAGGGCGTTACTCAAAGAATCAAGTTATTTTGATAAGCTTCATACAAAGAATAATGATTTAAGCCTAAACCTAATAGTCAAACTTCCCTTTATATATCAAAGTGTAATTCTCTCAATTCATTATTCTAATCACCAAAACACAAACTTAGTCATTCAAAACAATCACTCACAAAAACAGTCCCTAACATGAACATAGGAGTTTAACATTATTTTCTCTCAAGCACATAAGTTGCCAAAACGATTCAATTAAATAGGTAACTAAATAGTTGATAAGCATTCTATGAAAATTATCTTTAGCTTCGAAATATCCACCAAACCTTTATCTTGATTCGCATAATCTTTGTATTCTTGTGAACTATTTTGTCGCCTATTCACTTACTTTGTAAAAGATAGTCACTTTAAATCCTATTTAAATATTTGACAACTATATGTTTTTATAGTAAAATAACCAAGTAATAAACCAATGTTGTGGTTGTGGTGCAAGTCAAGCCACAACCTCTTCAAAATCCTGGTTATCAAAAAACAGTTTAGGCAGAGTAAGAATAGGGTTTGTGCCTCTAATCCACTTATTTTACATATGTCCTATGCTATCTAAATGTTTGACGACTGGTCATGGAGACTCATTCCATTGGAATCATATAACAATAAGATGATTCGGATCTAATATTCAAATATAAGTGCAAGCTCgtacaatattaatattttcaattttataagACAACTTGGGTTGAGCAAATACGTTGGCCTTTCTGCCATTATATGTTGGGGGTCATATTGAAactcaaatatataaaatatgcagAACAAGAAATTTGTAGAGTTTGAATTTAAAACAACGCCGGGAACAACAAACAAAACATAGATGGGGTCAGGTGAAAAAAAAGGCATCACGAGACAGTCCAATGGCAATGAATAATCATTAAAGAAGCGGCAAAAGTCATAAAGAGAAGGAAAAGTTGTTCTTGTTTATCCCTAATGATTTTGTTTAATAAATGTGGCAACTAATTaattacatgtttttttttttttttattgtttccaAACCTGTTAGGTGATATAATGTATGTATTACAAAGAAAGCTGTCAATCTCAAACCTCGTAATTTTCAAGCATGGCGTTGGGGTATGTAACTACTGTCTGTCTCTTATATCATTATTGGCCGTCCCAACGAGTAATCAACCCTTGTTACCTATCAGATTCCTTTCACTAACCTTCTTCAAAATTTAGATTTCCAAAATCATCCTCTACTTTTCCTATAATTTCATCTTTTacacatttaaaatttaatctttcgATTTAATAATACCGATAAAGGGTTTtcgttaaattgaattatatgaccCTTTTTCTTTTGAAAGAAATGCATATGTGGCCAATTTAAAATAGTGTTGAAGCcctataattaaaaaatatatatcaattTTCACTTTAAAAAATGTTGAAAATCCTTACAAACCCATATTTAGAATTTGAAACCTTACAAACCCATATTCAAATAGTTTTTATTTAcgtttttatttacttatttggcCTTCAATTATTAAATCAAATTAGTAAAAGGACTGAATTCATaagattaaagaaaagaaagactaaatttcaaatatgtAAAAAATACAAGGAGTGAAAGGTCAATTTCACATAACAGGAACAAAGTATAAGGtcaacatataaattaaaaattgccAGGCTAGAAATTGGGCAGTCCTTCCTGGCCCCCATTTCTCATTTTCTATCATAGAATTCGACACAGTACTCTGCTAGCCCTAAAAATCAAccttaaatttaaagttttaaaccCTTGGAAGGAAGAAAAACCTCAGATCTCCCAAGTTTGTGTCCCAATCTTGGAAAATCATCCCAACAATGTCTCCATCTCCGAAAATTCTGACATCCATAACTTTATTCGGTACTCTGCTTCTTCTCCCTCTCTTAGTCGCCTCTTCCTTACATGATCTCCTTCAGAGTCAAGGCTTGCCTGTTGGTCTTTTCCCAGACAATGTTAAATCCTATAAATTTGACCCTGATGATGGTCGCCTTGAAGTGCACCTGGAAACCCCATGCATGGCCAAGTTTGATGGGAGGGTACACTTTGACCGTGTGGTCACAGCTAATCTTAGCTATGGTGGACTTGTGGGACTTGAAGGCCTCTCTCAGGAAGAGCTGTTTGTGTGGTTTAATGTTAAAGGTATCACTGTTAATGATCCTTCTTCTGGCCTTATTCTGTTTGATATCGGGGTTGCCCATAAACAACTTTCCCTTTCCCTCTTTGAAGATCCTCCTGTTTGCAAGCGTCAAGGTAATCTTTCTTCTCCTACTAATTGAGTTGGATCTTGGATTTGTTTACAATTATTGGTTTCTTTGGTTATGCTAATTTCCTCTGTTTTGGGCAGAGGATGGTATTAGAAATAGTCTAGATCTTTCaagttttctatttctttttcttagAATTGTGTTGTTAAATCATCTGAAAATGGGTCTTAAAATGCAGGAGTTCTGGCGGAAATTCTTGGAAGGAAGAAGATGGGATTTCAAGTTCAGAGATGATTTGTTCCATTGCTTCATTTTCAAGAgagattttgtttttctttttttcttttttttttctttccaaaaCAAGATGGGGAAAATGAGTTTGTATTGTAGATGGTATATGTGGAGATGAATGTAAAGATGGGAAATGGAAGATAAGATTTTGCAATCAAGTGACAAATTTTGGGAGTTCATAAACCTGTTAATGGAATGATCGTCTCTTTCACCTAGCTTCTTCATACTCAACAAACTTAAAAGTCGTTTTCTTAAATTTCCAAGCTAAGAATTATAGAATTTGTTTAGCTATTCTAAAGGGTATTTCCATCATTTTGTTCATGGTATTAGTTAACAGCACTTGACATAAAATAGAAAATGTTGTCTTCTTTTTGGGTTTGTTTAGATTTTGTATTAAAATCATTCATAGATTGGGGCTCAAGTTTTATGTCATCCATCCCTATGTTACTATGAGGAAAACAACTGGTTTTTATTTAAGAAATAAGCGAGAGCTGCCTTTGGAACAAGGAATTAGGTATGGGCCCTCTTAGCTAACATTGTGACTTAAATGTAGCAAGCAATTGCCAACACAACAGCCATGACATAATCCTCCATATATAGAAGGAAGCTTGGAAGGTATCTTGACTGTCAGGATATTTTTTTACAACTGGTAGCTTGTGGTTTGAAACTTAGAAATTGttccatttgtttttttttttcttttttgaagattcatttatttgaatgttgatgaaATGAATTTTGTGTAATCATAAATTTTAAGATTGGGGATGATAAAAACTTGTTGCTAATTGATTTAATTGAATTTTACGGTTAGAGGAGTTAAAATTTCGATTAAAACTAAACAAATCGATCTAATCGATCTAATTCAATTAATCGGTGGCTTAACCAATGTAATTCGGTCGGAGGTTGGTTAATGATTTTTTGAAAGTTCGGTTATTAGTTAATTCAGTTCGAAATCGggtaattaaccgaattaaccaaattaactGAACTTAATAATTGATTATACAAATTATATATAGTTTAATTCAGTTAATTTGAATATTTCGGTCAAATGAAcattatcatttttttatatatgttttatacttgttttaacaaaaaaaaacatataaattttggttaatttggttaaccgaccgaattaaccgaaCTATTTtagttcggttaatttttttaaaaaaaatcggtTCGGTTaactgttaaaagattaaaaaGTTTGGTTAATTTAGTTAATTCTAGTTCAGTTCAGTTAACCGTTTGAACCCTTCCTACCGTATTACTTTTTAGAAAGGATGGTTTCTAACTAGAATCGTTCATGGGTCGAGTTATTTGCTCCAAGTCCAAAAGATTATTCGAAATTTAGGaaggtttaaataaaaatattaagcctAAAAAATGAGTTTTGACAATAAAAATTTTAGGTCCATTTAAAAAATTGACCAGGCTCTTAAGCATTCGAGGCTCGAGTCCTGATCCATTTTCTTAAAGTTTACAATgttgtatatttttttattttatatataatagtactataatgtaaacattaaaaagcttaagatgaatatatataaaattttaaataaataaaatatatataattattaaatattaaattaaaaattatataaattttaaattttaaattttaaataaataaaaataatatgggtAGGGTTAGTTATTTACAAATAAGTGCGGGCTTGGGCAAATAACCAACTCCCAAGTAGCTTCACACTTGGTTAACGAGGGATCGAACCCCCGTTCTTGGATAAACATACGTTCATCCGTTTCTAAGTAATATTGCACCATTGATTCGCTGTGGAAGCGGCCGGCATAGCTTTCCATCGATGCCTCGTTGGTGCATTGTGCTTTTCGTGGTACCATTGAACAATTTTAATTAAAAGATCTAATGAGCTAATTACTCAAACACCACTTATAACATAGAACAAGACTAGAACAATTAACCTTGTTACGTAATGATCTTGCACGTATCGGGACGTTCGTTGATCCTAATGGGATGCTTCAAACTTGCAAAAAAGAGGAAAAGAACAAAAAGAGATAAAGAATTAACAAAGAAAGAGAAGATAGATATAAGAATCGAAGTTGAAGTCTTAAAAATTTGGCGAAAGATGAAGAGAGGTGTAGCAGTTGTAATAGGTTTTTTAGGTTTCCAAAATATGCTTAAGAAAAGTGATTGGGGCTAACAAGAAGTGAGGTATTTAAAAGAGATGACGGCTACACAGAGAACGGGCTGAAAAAAGTTGCAAAACCCGATATCGTGTTACGATACAACCCCTGTATGTCGCAACACAACTTGTGTCGAAGTTCTATGTCGTAACACAAAGGAACCTGTATCATGACACGCATTAGAAGGTTCAAAATTTGTCTTTTCGGGTCATATCGGACTCTTCAATTTATGTATAATCACTTCAAATCACTCCTAAGGCTTTTCAAAATAATAACCTCTCCAAGCTCAGCAACCATTGTAAATAAAATACATAATTATAGACTCAAAATCAAATAGAAAACGAAcaaatgaaaaataaagaaaattaaaattaaaacaaattaaaatagaaGCCTTTTTTAGAACCGGGATGatccgtgtaacacccctaacccatatccatcgccagaacagagttacggagcattactaaaaTTTATAGATCAAATACAGTTATTTCATATCATTTAACATCCATACCAGAAATCAATCATACTCAACCATTTTGACCCTTACATAAGCCCTCGAGGCCCGAAATATGCATTAGAAataagtcgggactaaactgggtgctcagagaatttttcgtgaaatttcaaaattttcactagGTGCAGGGGagccacgcccgtgtgggcattcgaagtagggcACACGGTCGTATCCCAGCCAGTGTTCGTGCCTGTGTAATTCTCTGACTTGGATCACatagccaagccacatgcccgtgtgctaggccgtatgaataattttgagcattctatttctaaatttttaagatgcaggagaCACATGGCcaatccacacgcccatgtgctaggccgtgtgtcacacacggttgagacatatgcctgtgtctctacccgtgtggacaaaaataggctattttccaagccatatttctcacccaagttGTCTTCCACTTACATCAACACTTTGATACATTCACAAGGCAATATCAATCattcaaatcaagccaaaatcaagtcttagacaagtcattttatcacatacacCTTAGCATTCACATTTACCATAATGATCAAAACACATATTTTCTTACTTATACCAAACATACTATTTCAATCTTTTCAACTGCATGCTTATAAACTACATATTATTCAACCAcaccaaacacatatcaagcataataaaatcacacacatatatatttacatcAAAATATATTCAACATAAGCAAAACCATTGGAAAATCACAACCAAACACATTCATGCCATCATTTGGCCAaacttagcttatacatgccatcatACCCAAAAGAAATATTTCTTTTTATACTGAAACGaactgaaggatagtgtgatgttgctccGACCGGCTTCCAACCTTTACAAGCTTttgatttactataaaacagagaaaataaaacagattaagcatttaatgcttagtaagttagtataacaagaaattaacttaccattcattttcaTTAAAATAAACATACAAAATGCATCCATGCAATTAGGCTAATAGCCTAAACACGCCACTTCACCAAACATGTTAGTCAATCATTTGACATGAATATCAAGAATTGCTTATGAACTCATTAATATCAAATTTCCTTGCATTTCGTGTATATACAGGTAACggttcattttaattcattttttttcGTATAAGGATTTTGCCcgttaaatcatttaa harbors:
- the LOC108485503 gene encoding uncharacterized protein At5g01610-like, with amino-acid sequence MSPSPKILTSITLFGTLLLLPLLVASSLHDLLQSQGLPVGLFPDNVKSYKFDPDDGRLEVHLETPCMAKFDGRVHFDRVVTANLSYGGLVGLEGLSQEELFVWFNVKGITVNDPSSGLILFDIGVAHKQLSLSLFEDPPVCKRQGVLAEILGRKKMGFQVQR